One Microvirga thermotolerans DNA window includes the following coding sequences:
- a CDS encoding 2-dehydro-3-deoxy-6-phosphogalactonate aldolase, translated as MFRDYLSDLPLIAILRGLKPEDAEAVGHVLVEAGFRIIEVPLNSPDPFRSIAILAKALPQEVLIGAGTVLDPEKVDGVRDVGGRLVVMPHSDPEVIRRAKEHRLYCAPGVATPTEAFAALKAGADAIKIFPAEAIPPAVVKAWRAVLPKETVVLPVGGIRPDTMEGYVAAGADGFGLGSALFAPGMTVEEIARNARAFAAAWRDLARR; from the coding sequence ATGTTTCGCGACTACCTGAGCGATCTTCCGCTGATCGCGATCCTGCGCGGCCTGAAGCCCGAAGACGCCGAGGCCGTCGGCCATGTGCTGGTCGAGGCGGGGTTCCGCATCATCGAAGTCCCCCTGAACTCGCCCGACCCGTTCCGCAGCATTGCGATTCTCGCGAAGGCGCTGCCGCAGGAGGTGCTGATCGGCGCCGGAACGGTGCTCGACCCCGAGAAGGTGGACGGCGTGCGCGACGTGGGCGGCAGGCTCGTCGTCATGCCCCATTCCGATCCGGAGGTGATCCGGCGCGCCAAGGAGCATCGGCTCTACTGCGCACCTGGCGTGGCGACGCCCACGGAAGCCTTCGCGGCCCTGAAGGCGGGCGCCGACGCCATCAAGATCTTTCCCGCGGAGGCGATCCCCCCGGCGGTCGTGAAGGCCTGGCGGGCCGTGCTGCCGAAGGAGACGGTGGTACTGCCCGTGGGCGGCATCAGGCCGGACACCATGGAGGGATATGTCGCGGCGGGAGCCGACGGCTTCGGCCTTGGATCCGCCCTCTTCGCACCGGGCATGACCGTGGAGGAGATCGCCCGGAACGCGCGCGCCTTCGCGGCGGCCTGGCGGGATCTCGCCCGCAGATGA
- a CDS encoding helix-turn-helix transcriptional regulator produces MHCFLRVFDTLGFGALLIGDERKVLHFNRKAKEHLGGGLALRAHRLAATDPSADRLLQSVLEAHLSGQEEAREALGLPRREGRPLILRIVAFPDGVQAAFEGARLAILVADPEFCPDLPPELLPQVFGLTRREATVATQLMCGCSLQDIAEMTGIGVGTVRAQVKAILAKTRTKRQAELVGLLTRLAILAGRTT; encoded by the coding sequence GTGCACTGCTTCTTGCGCGTCTTCGATACTCTCGGGTTCGGAGCCCTTCTGATCGGCGACGAAAGGAAAGTCCTTCATTTCAATCGCAAGGCGAAAGAGCATCTGGGCGGGGGGCTTGCGCTCAGGGCGCACCGCCTCGCGGCGACGGACCCCTCGGCCGACAGGCTGCTGCAATCGGTCCTCGAAGCCCATCTCTCCGGCCAGGAGGAGGCCCGCGAGGCCCTGGGACTGCCGCGCCGTGAGGGACGCCCCCTGATCCTGCGGATCGTCGCTTTTCCCGACGGCGTCCAGGCGGCATTCGAGGGTGCGCGGTTGGCGATCCTCGTGGCGGATCCGGAATTCTGTCCCGATCTGCCGCCTGAGCTGCTTCCGCAGGTTTTCGGCCTCACGCGGCGGGAGGCCACCGTGGCAACCCAGCTCATGTGCGGCTGTTCGCTCCAGGATATCGCCGAAATGACGGGAATCGGCGTCGGCACCGTGCGTGCCCAGGTCAAGGCGATCCTGGCGAAGACGCGAACGAAGCGCCAGGCGGAGCTGGTCGGCCTCCTTACCCGGCTGGCCATCCTGGCGGGGCGCACGACCTGA
- a CDS encoding ribonuclease Z, whose protein sequence is MSWLIQPRLVNGPFDDPGLYLDFRFGRRALLFDLGDLGALSARELLRVSHAFVSHAHVDHFIGFDRLMRFCLHRPGPLHLVGPPGFIDHVEHKLRGYTWNLIDESSVDFQLHVGEFNGLRLDRFAVFSAQHVFERWEGRPPELPPGVVFADGDFRVEAAALDHGIPSLAFALRETRRVNVRRGVLDRLGLPKGTWLNETKRLLRAGIEDADIEIPGTGRASLRELKDEVFLIGPGQSLAYVTDTAPTPGNAERIVALAADVDRLFIEAVFPERDRALAEAALHLTAWEAGRLARKAGAKRLTVFHHSARYIGTPDALRLEAMRAFEGCPEPETAP, encoded by the coding sequence ATGAGCTGGCTCATCCAGCCGCGCCTCGTCAACGGCCCCTTCGACGATCCGGGGCTTTATCTGGATTTCCGCTTCGGCCGCCGGGCGCTCCTGTTCGATCTCGGCGATCTGGGGGCGCTCTCCGCCCGGGAACTCCTGCGCGTGAGCCATGCCTTCGTCTCGCACGCCCACGTGGATCACTTCATCGGCTTCGACCGGCTGATGCGCTTCTGCCTCCACCGCCCCGGACCGCTCCATCTGGTCGGGCCGCCGGGCTTCATCGACCATGTGGAGCACAAGCTGCGCGGCTATACCTGGAACCTGATCGACGAAAGCTCGGTGGATTTCCAGCTCCATGTGGGGGAGTTCAACGGCCTGCGCCTCGACCGCTTCGCCGTCTTTTCCGCGCAGCACGTGTTCGAACGCTGGGAGGGCCGGCCTCCCGAGCTTCCGCCGGGCGTCGTTTTCGCGGATGGGGATTTCAGGGTCGAGGCCGCCGCCCTCGACCACGGCATCCCCTCCCTCGCCTTCGCGCTGAGGGAAACGCGGCGCGTCAATGTCAGGCGCGGCGTTCTCGACCGCCTTGGGCTGCCGAAGGGAACCTGGCTCAACGAGACGAAGAGGTTGCTGCGCGCCGGCATCGAGGATGCGGACATCGAGATTCCCGGCACCGGGCGGGCTTCGCTGCGAGAACTCAAGGACGAGGTGTTCCTCATCGGCCCGGGGCAATCGCTCGCCTACGTCACCGACACCGCCCCGACGCCCGGGAACGCGGAAAGGATCGTGGCTCTCGCGGCCGACGTGGACAGGCTGTTCATCGAAGCCGTTTTCCCCGAGCGGGACAGGGCCCTGGCCGAGGCTGCGCTGCACCTGACGGCCTGGGAAGCGGGGCGGCTGGCCCGCAAGGCAGGAGCCAAGCGCCTGACGGTCTTCCATCACTCGGCCCGATACATCGGGACGCCCGATGCGCTCCGCCTGGAGGCCATGCGCGCCTTCGAAGGATGCCCCGAACCCGAAACCGCACCGTGA
- a CDS encoding homoserine dehydrogenase codes for MTRPFRVGIAGLGTVGASVVRILSRQNDILARRLGRPVAVTAVSARDRAKDRGIDLSTLAWFDDPVELARSGEVDCVVELVGGSDGAALRTVETALSHGKHVVTANKALLAKHGLALARAAEEKGVALAFEASVAGGIPVIKTLREALPGNRVSRLYGILNGTCNYILSRMELEGLTFADCLKDAQRLGYAEADPTFDVEGFDTAHKLAILTSLAFGTEIDADAIYVEGISSITPLDLAMANELGFRIKLLGVAERTSTGIEQRVHPTMVPKSSAIAQVMGVTNAVTIDADAVKELTLIGPGAGGDATASAVVADIADVALGKSEPPFGVPARTLEKAPRAPMQRHEGGYYIRLTVHDRPGVAAGVATRMAEADISLESILQKRSETAASQDPHGRSGAPVSLVLITYAATEAAIRSAVEKISGDGLIAEPPQVIRIERE; via the coding sequence GTGACACGTCCTTTTCGGGTCGGAATCGCCGGCCTCGGCACCGTGGGTGCATCGGTCGTCCGGATTCTCTCGCGCCAGAACGATATCCTGGCCCGCCGCCTGGGCCGGCCGGTGGCCGTCACCGCGGTTTCGGCCCGCGACCGGGCGAAGGACCGGGGAATCGACCTGTCCACTCTTGCCTGGTTCGACGACCCGGTCGAGCTGGCGCGCTCGGGGGAGGTGGATTGCGTCGTCGAGCTGGTCGGCGGCTCCGACGGTGCCGCGCTCCGGACGGTCGAGACCGCCCTCTCCCACGGGAAGCACGTCGTCACCGCCAACAAGGCGCTCCTGGCGAAGCACGGCCTGGCCCTGGCGCGGGCCGCCGAGGAGAAGGGCGTCGCCCTGGCCTTCGAGGCCTCCGTCGCGGGGGGCATTCCGGTGATCAAGACCCTGCGCGAGGCGCTGCCCGGAAACCGGGTGTCGCGGCTCTACGGAATTCTCAACGGCACCTGCAACTACATCCTGTCCCGGATGGAGCTGGAGGGGCTCACCTTCGCCGACTGCCTGAAGGACGCCCAGCGCCTCGGCTATGCGGAGGCGGACCCGACCTTCGACGTGGAGGGCTTCGACACGGCCCACAAGCTCGCCATCCTGACGAGCCTCGCCTTCGGCACGGAGATCGACGCGGATGCGATTTACGTGGAGGGCATCTCCTCGATCACGCCCCTCGACCTCGCCATGGCGAACGAGCTCGGCTTCCGGATCAAGCTCCTCGGCGTCGCCGAGCGGACCTCGACAGGGATCGAGCAGCGCGTCCACCCGACGATGGTGCCGAAATCCTCCGCCATCGCGCAGGTCATGGGCGTCACGAACGCGGTCACCATCGATGCCGACGCCGTGAAGGAGCTCACCCTGATCGGCCCCGGCGCGGGCGGGGACGCCACGGCGTCCGCCGTGGTCGCCGACATCGCGGACGTGGCCCTGGGCAAGAGCGAGCCCCCCTTCGGCGTGCCGGCGCGCACGCTCGAGAAGGCGCCTCGCGCGCCCATGCAGCGGCACGAGGGCGGCTACTACATCCGCCTCACGGTCCACGACCGCCCCGGCGTCGCCGCGGGCGTCGCGACCCGCATGGCGGAGGCGGACATCTCCCTGGAGAGCATTCTCCAGAAGCGCTCGGAGACGGCTGCCAGCCAGGATCCCCACGGCCGCTCGGGCGCGCCGGTCTCCCTGGTCCTCATCACCTATGCGGCCACCGAGGCGGCGATCCGGTCGGCCGTTGAAAAAATCTCCGGGGATGGTCTTATCGCCGAGCCGCCCCAAGTGATCCGCATCGAACGCGAATAA
- a CDS encoding LL-diaminopimelate aminotransferase, protein MPEFYRIKRLPPYVFEQVNRIKAAARANGADIIDLGMGNPDLPAPPHVIEKLVETVGKPRTDRYSASKGISGLRRAQAGYYARRFGVKLNPDTQVVATLGSKEGFANMAQAITEPGDVVLVPNPSYPIHAFGFLMAGGVIRSVPAEPTPAFFPAAERAVLHSIPKPVALVVCYPSNPTAYVASLDFYRDLVAFAKKHDLILLSDLAYSEVYFDENDPPPSILQVPGAIDVAVEFTSMSKTFSMAGWRIGFAVGNERLLAALARVKSYLDYGAFTPVQVAATAALNGPDDCIREMRATYRRRRDVLVESFEKAGWPVPSPTASMFAWVQIPERFRSLGSLEFSKLLVEKADVAVAPGIGFGEHGDDYVRIALVENEQRIRQAARNIRRFFEGADATLHNVVPLSRAG, encoded by the coding sequence ATGCCTGAGTTTTACCGGATCAAGCGCCTGCCGCCTTACGTGTTCGAGCAGGTCAACCGGATCAAGGCCGCCGCCCGCGCCAACGGCGCCGACATCATCGATCTCGGCATGGGCAACCCGGACCTGCCGGCGCCCCCGCACGTCATCGAGAAGCTGGTCGAGACCGTGGGCAAACCCCGCACCGACCGCTATTCGGCCTCGAAGGGCATTTCCGGCCTGCGCCGCGCCCAGGCGGGCTACTACGCCCGCCGCTTCGGCGTGAAGCTCAACCCCGACACCCAAGTGGTCGCGACCCTCGGCTCCAAGGAGGGCTTCGCCAACATGGCCCAGGCCATCACCGAGCCGGGCGACGTGGTGCTGGTGCCGAACCCGAGCTATCCGATCCACGCCTTCGGCTTCCTCATGGCCGGGGGCGTGATCCGCTCGGTCCCGGCCGAGCCGACGCCGGCCTTCTTCCCGGCGGCGGAGCGGGCGGTGCTGCACTCGATTCCGAAGCCGGTGGCGCTGGTGGTCTGCTACCCCTCGAACCCGACCGCCTACGTGGCCTCGCTCGACTTCTACAGGGACCTGGTCGCCTTCGCGAAGAAGCACGACCTGATCCTCCTGTCGGACCTCGCCTATTCGGAGGTCTATTTCGACGAGAACGATCCGCCGCCCTCGATCCTGCAGGTGCCCGGCGCCATCGACGTGGCGGTCGAGTTCACGTCCATGTCGAAGACCTTCTCCATGGCGGGCTGGCGCATCGGCTTCGCGGTCGGCAACGAGCGGCTCCTGGCGGCCCTGGCGCGGGTGAAGTCCTATCTCGACTACGGCGCCTTCACGCCCGTGCAGGTGGCGGCGACGGCGGCGCTCAACGGGCCGGATGACTGCATCCGGGAGATGCGGGCGACCTATCGGCGCCGGCGCGACGTGCTGGTGGAATCCTTCGAGAAGGCGGGCTGGCCGGTTCCGTCCCCGACGGCGTCCATGTTCGCCTGGGTGCAGATTCCGGAGCGGTTCCGGTCCCTCGGGAGCCTGGAATTCTCGAAGCTGCTGGTGGAGAAGGCGGACGTGGCGGTGGCGCCGGGGATCGGCTTCGGCGAGCACGGGGACGACTATGTCCGCATCGCCTTGGTCGAGAACGAGCAGCGCATCCGGCAAGCGGCGCGCAACATCCGCCGCTTCTTCGAAGGCGCCGACGCGACCCTCCACAACGTCGTGCCCCTCTCCCGGGCGGGGTGA
- a CDS encoding DUF6894 family protein has protein sequence MPRFYFNIRDGYELDEDEEGIELPDLEAARAEALATVEELRGQLADAANIELEIADESGRRLLTVPFFRGGRGR, from the coding sequence ATGCCGCGCTTCTATTTCAACATCCGGGACGGCTACGAGCTCGACGAGGACGAGGAGGGAATCGAACTGCCGGACCTGGAAGCCGCCCGTGCCGAGGCCCTCGCCACGGTCGAGGAGCTTCGGGGCCAGCTGGCCGATGCAGCCAATATCGAACTCGAAATCGCCGACGAGAGCGGCCGGCGCCTGTTGACCGTACCGTTCTTCCGCGGAGGCCGTGGGCGCTGA
- a CDS encoding DUF6894 family protein has translation MPRYYFNLRRAHLQLLDRNGESCASLGEAIEYGVVAVLDLIAEEGRFRNWTTWALEIEDENRLHVVTLPFSLVLKADGRRKD, from the coding sequence TTGCCGCGGTATTATTTCAATCTCCGACGCGCCCACCTCCAACTGCTGGACAGGAACGGGGAGAGCTGCGCGAGCCTTGGGGAAGCCATCGAATACGGCGTCGTCGCCGTTCTCGACCTCATCGCCGAGGAGGGCCGCTTCCGCAATTGGACGACCTGGGCCCTCGAAATCGAGGACGAGAACCGCCTGCACGTGGTGACGCTCCCGTTCTCTCTCGTTCTGAAGGCGGACGGGCGCCGCAAGGATTAG
- the recJ gene encoding single-stranded-DNA-specific exonuclease RecJ has protein sequence MTESAFLSSARPFLGVSRSALGRTWIERCDATQGTIALAIAQTHGLPDVLARVLAGRGIGVHETEGFLNPRLRDLMPDPDVLTDMAKAAERLADAVVKRETVAIFGDYDVDGACSAAVLAEYLGACGVPYLIHIPDRITEGYGPNVEAICALKEQGAGLLVTVDCGTASHEPLAEARRIGLDAVVLDHHQAPERLPEALAVVNPNRQDDLSGLGHLCAAGVVFLAVVALNRALRRRGFFAGRTEPDLLASLDLVALATVADVVPLVGLNRAFVRQGLAVMRSRRRHGLAALLDTAGLSGAPESWHLGYLVGPRINAGGRIGDAALGSRLLLSDNPVDAGRMATELDRLNRERQAIEVMAVAEAEAQALVLLDRQPDLPVIVTASPEWHPGVVGLVAARTKERFRRPAFAFTLNPDGTATGSGRSVPGVDLGAVVRAAVEAGLAIKGGGHVMAAGVTVPAADLEAFRAFAAERLLEPVGASLLRDHFPIDATLTAGGAQTSLVSALERAGPFGAGQPEPVFVFPHHRVVEAREVGTGGHVRVRLRGGDGSVIGGIAFRAAGQPLGLALTEGIGNSLHVAGTLTIDRWGGGEKVELRIMDAARPE, from the coding sequence GTGACCGAATCAGCTTTCCTTTCTTCCGCCCGGCCCTTCCTCGGCGTCAGCCGTTCCGCTCTCGGTCGGACCTGGATCGAGCGGTGCGATGCCACTCAGGGCACCATCGCGCTCGCCATCGCCCAGACCCACGGGCTGCCCGACGTTCTGGCCCGCGTCCTGGCGGGCAGGGGAATCGGCGTCCACGAGACGGAAGGGTTCCTCAACCCGCGCCTGCGGGACCTGATGCCCGATCCGGACGTCCTCACCGACATGGCGAAGGCCGCTGAGCGGCTGGCCGACGCGGTCGTGAAGCGCGAGACGGTCGCGATCTTCGGGGATTACGACGTGGACGGCGCCTGCAGCGCCGCCGTGCTGGCCGAGTACTTGGGCGCCTGCGGCGTGCCTTACCTCATCCATATCCCCGACCGGATCACGGAGGGCTACGGCCCCAACGTGGAGGCGATCTGCGCCCTGAAGGAGCAGGGCGCCGGCCTTCTCGTGACGGTGGATTGCGGGACGGCGAGCCACGAGCCGCTGGCCGAGGCACGCCGGATCGGGCTCGACGCGGTGGTCCTCGACCACCACCAGGCCCCCGAGAGGCTTCCGGAGGCGCTCGCCGTCGTCAACCCGAACCGTCAGGACGATCTCTCCGGGCTCGGTCATCTCTGCGCCGCGGGCGTAGTGTTCCTGGCGGTCGTGGCGCTCAACCGGGCCCTGCGCCGACGCGGCTTCTTTGCCGGACGGACGGAGCCGGACCTTCTCGCAAGTCTCGATCTCGTCGCCCTCGCCACCGTCGCCGACGTCGTGCCGCTGGTGGGGCTCAACCGGGCCTTCGTCCGGCAGGGGCTCGCCGTCATGCGGAGCCGGCGGCGTCACGGCCTCGCGGCGCTTCTTGACACGGCCGGGCTCTCCGGGGCGCCCGAGAGCTGGCACCTGGGCTATCTCGTGGGACCCCGCATCAACGCCGGCGGCCGGATCGGGGATGCGGCGCTCGGCTCCCGCCTGCTCCTGTCGGACAATCCGGTCGATGCGGGGCGGATGGCGACCGAACTCGACCGCCTCAACCGGGAGCGGCAGGCCATCGAGGTCATGGCCGTGGCGGAAGCCGAGGCTCAGGCTCTGGTCCTGCTCGACCGGCAGCCCGATCTGCCCGTGATCGTCACCGCCTCGCCCGAATGGCATCCCGGCGTGGTGGGCCTCGTCGCCGCCCGCACCAAGGAGAGGTTCCGCCGCCCGGCCTTCGCCTTCACGCTCAACCCCGACGGGACCGCCACCGGCTCAGGCCGCTCCGTCCCCGGCGTCGACCTCGGCGCTGTCGTCCGCGCCGCGGTGGAGGCGGGGCTGGCGATCAAGGGCGGCGGCCACGTCATGGCGGCGGGGGTCACGGTTCCCGCTGCCGATCTCGAGGCCTTTCGGGCCTTCGCCGCGGAGCGGCTTCTCGAACCGGTGGGTGCGTCTCTCCTGCGCGACCACTTCCCCATCGATGCCACCCTCACCGCCGGCGGAGCGCAGACGAGCCTCGTCTCGGCTCTCGAGCGGGCCGGGCCTTTCGGCGCGGGCCAGCCGGAGCCCGTCTTCGTCTTTCCCCATCATCGCGTCGTCGAGGCGCGGGAGGTCGGCACCGGCGGCCACGTGCGGGTGCGGCTGAGGGGCGGCGACGGCTCCGTCATCGGGGGAATCGCCTTCCGGGCCGCAGGCCAGCCCCTCGGCCTCGCCCTGACGGAGGGGATCGGGAACAGCCTTCACGTGGCCGGGACGCTGACGATCGACCGATGGGGCGGCGGCGAAAAGGTCGAGCTGAGAATTATGGATGCGGCGAGGCCGGAATGA
- the glpX gene encoding class II fructose-bisphosphatase, producing MSQGITVQPGQIIERILTLELVRVTERAAVASARLRGRGNEKAADQAAVDAMRRELNRLPIDGTVVIGEGERDEAPMLFIGEKVGNRNGPKVDIAVDPLEGTTLCAKDMPGSIAVMAMAESGTLLAAPDVYMHKIAIGPGYPAGVVDLDAPPEENIHNLAKAKGVKPNEITALVLDRPRHADLIAAIRKTGAGIRLITDGDVAGVIFTTKPEETGIDIYLGIGAAPEGVLAAGALRCIGGQMQGRLILDTEEKRNRAFQMGVTDPNRKYDMTDLARGDVIVAATGVTDGALLKGVSFGKDVITTETVVYRSATGTVRRIYGEHRELSKFHLD from the coding sequence ATGTCGCAGGGCATTACCGTCCAACCGGGCCAAATCATCGAACGCATCTTGACCCTGGAACTCGTGCGCGTGACCGAGCGCGCCGCCGTGGCCTCCGCCCGGCTGCGCGGGCGCGGCAACGAGAAGGCCGCCGACCAGGCGGCGGTGGATGCCATGCGCCGCGAGTTGAACCGCCTTCCCATCGACGGCACCGTGGTGATCGGCGAGGGCGAGCGCGACGAGGCGCCGATGCTGTTCATCGGCGAGAAGGTCGGAAACCGGAACGGCCCGAAGGTCGACATCGCGGTCGACCCGCTCGAGGGCACCACCCTGTGCGCCAAGGACATGCCGGGCTCCATCGCCGTCATGGCCATGGCCGAATCCGGCACCCTGCTCGCCGCGCCCGACGTCTACATGCACAAGATCGCCATCGGGCCCGGCTACCCGGCCGGCGTGGTCGACCTCGACGCTCCGCCGGAGGAGAACATCCACAACCTGGCCAAGGCCAAGGGCGTGAAGCCGAACGAGATCACCGCGCTCGTCCTCGACCGACCCCGCCATGCGGACCTGATCGCCGCCATCCGCAAGACCGGCGCGGGCATCCGGCTCATCACCGACGGCGACGTGGCGGGCGTGATCTTCACGACGAAGCCCGAGGAGACGGGGATCGACATCTATCTCGGAATCGGCGCCGCGCCCGAGGGCGTGCTCGCCGCCGGCGCCCTGCGCTGCATCGGCGGCCAGATGCAGGGTCGCCTGATCCTCGACACCGAGGAGAAGCGCAACCGCGCCTTCCAGATGGGCGTCACGGACCCCAACCGGAAATACGACATGACGGATCTCGCCCGCGGCGACGTGATCGTCGCCGCCACCGGAGTCACCGACGGTGCCCTCCTGAAGGGCGTCAGCTTCGGCAAGGACGTGATCACGACGGAGACGGTGGTGTACCGGTCCGCGACCGGCACCGTGCGGCGCATCTACGGCGAGCACCGCGAACTCTCCAAATTCCATCTCGACTGA
- a CDS encoding GNAT family N-acetyltransferase produces MSQRQDVPVIRPLAPEDREAWNPLWQGYLTFYRATLDPEITETTWSRLLDPKEPVHGLVAVLDGEVVGMVHYLFHRSTWARQGYCYLEDLFTSEAARGRGVGRALIEAVYERARAAGASRVYWHTHEANATARALYDKVAALSGFLQYRKVF; encoded by the coding sequence ATGTCGCAGAGGCAGGACGTTCCCGTCATAAGGCCCCTGGCGCCCGAGGACCGGGAGGCCTGGAATCCGCTCTGGCAGGGCTACCTCACCTTCTACCGGGCGACCCTCGACCCCGAGATCACCGAAACGACCTGGAGCCGGCTTCTCGATCCGAAGGAGCCGGTCCACGGGCTCGTCGCGGTGCTCGACGGGGAGGTGGTCGGCATGGTCCATTACCTCTTCCACCGCTCCACCTGGGCGCGGCAGGGCTACTGCTACCTCGAGGATCTCTTCACCTCCGAGGCGGCGCGGGGTCGCGGCGTGGGCCGGGCGCTGATCGAGGCCGTCTACGAGCGGGCCAGGGCCGCCGGGGCGAGCCGCGTGTACTGGCATACCCACGAAGCCAACGCGACCGCCCGGGCCCTTTACGACAAGGTGGCGGCCTTGAGCGGGTTTCTTCAGTACCGGAAGGTTTTTTGA